CAGTTCGAGGTGGGCGCGTTCGTTGGCCAGGTTGACGCTGACACTTTTTACCCCCGGCACCTTGGCCAGCGCCCGTTCGACCCGACCGACGCACGACGCGCAGGTCATGCCGTCGATACTCAATTCCAGACTCTGCTGCGGCACGCTGTAACCGGCTTGCTGCACAGCGTCCATCAACGCCGGCAGACTGTCGCTGGGTGCTTGAACGCGGGCCTGCTCGGTGGCCAGGTTGACGCTGACGGCAGAGGCGCCGATGACTTTGCTCAAGGCACGCTCGACACGCCCGGCGCAACTGGCACAGGTCATGCCGGCAATCGGCAGATCGAATGTGGTGGTTTCGGACATATCGGTCGCGCTCCCTGTAGAAGATGTCTACAGGATCAACCTTGCCATGCTGGCAAGGTCAAGCGCCATGTCTCAGATCAAAAGATCGCAGGTGAATCAATATCCGAGGTCAGCAGGCTTCAGGTACATCCCTTCCTGCGTCATCGCAATCCGGAACTTCAACACATCCCCGGCCTTGAGCGTGATGTCCTGCGACCCCGGCGCCAACATCCCCGGATTGCAGCCCGGCGCCTGGCCCGGCAGCAGCTTCAGGCGTAAGGAAACATTGCCCGGCGGCAGGTTGAACGATGTGCTTTGCTCCTGAAAAAGCCGCGCCGACAGTTGATCCTGGATGTACACACCGATTTCGCAGTTGGTCGAGACTTCCAGGCGCTCGCGGGAAATGATCAGCACACCGTAATCCTCCCCGGCAGCATTGACCGAGGGCACGGCGGCGAAAAGGCTGAGGAAGCCAAACAGGCTGAGAGCTGACCAGCGCATGGCTGAATCTCCTGAGATCGAGTCATAGATGCACGCAGCTTGGCCGAGCGCGACGCCGATTGCCAGCCCGGCAGATCACATCAGAACTTGACCTTGCCATGGTGGCAAGCTCGAGACTGCTCGCAATCCCACTAAAGGAGTCATTCCATGCAAGTGTTCAACGTTCAAGGCATGTCCTGCGGTCACTGTGTCAAAGCCATCACTCAAGCGCTGCAAGCGAGGGATCCCGCGGCCAGCGTGCGGATTGATCTGGCGGCAAAGGAAGTTGGCGTCGAGAGTGCGTTGACTGCGGATGAAGTGATCGCAGCGATCAGCGAAGAAGGTTATGAAGTGAAAGTCGCCTGAGGCCAAACGCAATCCCATGTGTGCGGGCTTGCATTTATCCAGGGGTTTTTAATAGTTAGCGAGCTATCGGAATGTTCAAGGTGTCCCCACGCGGCTAGACTGTGGAGCTGCCGACTTCAGCCCTGGATACCTGATGAACTTCCGTACCATTTTGATACTTGGCGCCCTGAGCGCTTTTGGGCCGCTTGCAATCGACTTCTATCTGCCGGCGTTCCCGGCCATGGCGCTGGCGTTCGGTACCGATGAACAACACGTTCAGCTGACGCTGGCGGCGTATTTCCTCGGTTTGTCCATTGGTCAGCTGATGTACGGCCCGGTAGCGGATCGGTTTGGCCGGCGCATTCCGCTGTTGACGGGTGTCGGTCTGTTCACCGCCGCTTCGTTGGCGTGCGCCTATGCGCCGAATCTTGAATGGCTGCTGGGCGCGCGTTTTGTCCAGGCGCTGGGCGGTTGCGCGGGGATGGTGATTTCCCGGGCGATTGTCAGTGACAAATGCGATGCGGTGGGTTCGGCCAAAGTCTTTTCCCAGCTGATGCTGGTCATGGGCCTGGCGCCGATTCTCGCGCCGATGCTCGGCGGTTTGCTGGTCAATACCACCGGCTGGCAGTCGATCTTCCTGGCGTTGAGCGGTTTCAGTGCCTTGGCGGCGGTGGCCGTGGCGCTTGGCTTGCCGGAAAGCATGCCCGCGCATGTGCCCCGTCAACCGCTGTCGGGCGCGCTGCGTCAGTACGGTCGCCTGTTGTCGGACCCGGTGTACCTCGGCCACGCCCTGACCGGTGGCATCGCCATCGCCGGGATGTTTGCCTACATCGCCGGTTCGCCGTTCGTCTTCATCAAACTCTACGGTGTACCGGCCGAGCATTTCGGCTGGTTGTTCGGCACCAATGCGGCGGGTTTCATTCTGGTGGCGCAGGTCAACGCGCGACTGCTCGCCAAGCGTGGCCCTGCTTTTTTGCTGGCGCGGACGGTGTGGATTTATCTGGCGGCCGGCCTGACGTTGCTGGCTGTCAGTTCGCTGCACACCGAACAGTTGTGGCCGCTGCTGATTCCACTGTTCATCTGCATCGCCAGCCTCGGCTGCATCCTCCCCAACGCGTCGGCCTGTGCCATGAACGGGCAGGGCGCCCGCGCCGGGAGTGCGTCGGCGATGCTCGGGTGCCTGCAATTCAGCGTCGCCGCCGGGGCTGCGTCGCTGGTGGGTATTTTGTACGACGGCAGCGCCGTGCCGATGGCCATGGTCATCAGCCTGTGTGGAATTCTGGTGGTGAGCGTGGCGATGCTCACCCGGCGTTTGCAAAATGCCCGGGCGTTGGTGCAAGCCCAGGTGTGAGGCAGGTCTCAGCCAACAGCGCGCTGCTGTTGGACGGGAATCTGATGAGGGGCGTGCAAGCGTGCTTCGAGGGTTCGGGTGAAAGCGCGAGCTTCGGCTTCGCTACGGAACGTCACCGCGTGTTGGTCCAGGCGGACCTGCCACTGGGATTTTGCCAATTCTTTTATCAGGATCTTCATTGCTGACCTCCTCGGTTAAAAGATTGCATCGCAGAGTTCTGGATTGTAGACCTGAATACGATCGCAATTATGACAACGGTCAACCTTCGGACTGACGGTGTCGTCCATCCGGACGACACTTGTATCAATCTGTGTCAGAAGCCTTCGAGCACAATCTTGCCCTTGGACTTGCCGCTTTCCAGCAACTCATGGGCTCGCCGCAGATTCGCCGCGTTGATGGTTCCGAAGTGCTCGCCCACCGTGGTTTTCAATGTGCCGTCATCGATCAGTCCGGCCACGCGGTTGAGCAGTTTGTGCTGCTCGATCATGTCCGGCGTTTCGAACAGCGAGCGGGTGTACATGAACTCCCAGTGCAGTGACAGGCTCTTGCGTTTGAGCTTGGTGACGTCCAGCGCTTTCGGGTCATCGATCAGCGCGAGTTTGCCTTGTGGCGCCAGGGCCTCGACCAACTGATCGAGATGCTGATCGGTCTGGGTCAGGCTGGCGACGTGGGTCACCTGCGCAACGCCTGCGCGTTTCAGTTCTTCACTGAGCGGCTGGCTATGATCGATCACCAGGTCGGCGCCCAACTCACGCACCCAACTCTGGGTTTGCGCACGGGAAGCGGTGCCGATGACTTTCAAACCGGTGAGTTGACTGGCCAGTTGCGTCAGGAT
This DNA window, taken from Pseudomonas fluorescens NCIMB 11764, encodes the following:
- a CDS encoding heavy-metal-associated domain-containing protein — its product is MQVFNVQGMSCGHCVKAITQALQARDPAASVRIDLAAKEVGVESALTADEVIAAISEEGYEVKVA
- a CDS encoding multidrug effflux MFS transporter, translating into MNFRTILILGALSAFGPLAIDFYLPAFPAMALAFGTDEQHVQLTLAAYFLGLSIGQLMYGPVADRFGRRIPLLTGVGLFTAASLACAYAPNLEWLLGARFVQALGGCAGMVISRAIVSDKCDAVGSAKVFSQLMLVMGLAPILAPMLGGLLVNTTGWQSIFLALSGFSALAAVAVALGLPESMPAHVPRQPLSGALRQYGRLLSDPVYLGHALTGGIAIAGMFAYIAGSPFVFIKLYGVPAEHFGWLFGTNAAGFILVAQVNARLLAKRGPAFLLARTVWIYLAAGLTLLAVSSLHTEQLWPLLIPLFICIASLGCILPNASACAMNGQGARAGSASAMLGCLQFSVAAGAASLVGILYDGSAVPMAMVISLCGILVVSVAMLTRRLQNARALVQAQV
- a CDS encoding zinc-binding alcohol dehydrogenase family protein; this encodes MKAIAYYASLPISDEKSLQDIELPEPVAGPRDLLVEVKAISVNPVDTKVRQNVQPEGGAAKVLGWDVAGVVKAVGSEVTLFKAGDKVFYAGSIARAGGNSELHVVDERIVGHMPKTLGFAEAAALPLTAITAWELLFERLQVREGNTDEGQSLLIVGAAGGVGSILTQLASQLTGLKVIGTASRAQTQSWVRELGADLVIDHSQPLSEELKRAGVAQVTHVASLTQTDQHLDQLVEALAPQGKLALIDDPKALDVTKLKRKSLSLHWEFMYTRSLFETPDMIEQHKLLNRVAGLIDDGTLKTTVGEHFGTINAANLRRAHELLESGKSKGKIVLEGF